The following are encoded together in the Leuconostoc mesenteroides subsp. mesenteroides ATCC 8293 genome:
- a CDS encoding CsbD family protein: MSFEEKFDNAKDKIAGKAKELEGKITGDKAREVEGKTQNVKGEAKDDVQKVRDVAHDDVDAVKDALKNKKDNPEK, from the coding sequence ATGTCATTTGAAGAAAAGTTTGATAATGCTAAAGATAAAATTGCTGGTAAGGCAAAAGAACTTGAAGGAAAAATTACCGGTGATAAAGCACGTGAAGTCGAAGGTAAGACCCAAAATGTTAAGGGCGAAGCCAAAGATGATGTACAAAAGGTTCGAGATGTTGCCCATGACGATGTCGATGCCGTAAAAGATGCTTTGAAAAATAAAAAAGATAATCCAGAAAAATAA
- a CDS encoding Na+/H+ antiporter: MAILELIVILIVAVTISNIVSHFIPEIPISLFQIAIGLFLALVCGIYVEVDSEWFMLLFIAPLLFNDAWRFPKHELWELRGPILGNSIILVILTTLVGGFLMHLLMPQLPKSVALALAAVISPTDPVAVQAIARRVKLPENVMHIVSGESLINDASGLVSFNTAIKATIAGTFLIGEAIGNFFWMTIVGLAVGLILGSFVSWLRDSFDRVGLNDVVFHTVVTLLMPFVIYWVAEDIFHSSGVIAVVAGGVLSKILSDQHMNARSPEINVVTVRTWEVFVYLLNGTIFILLGIELPAAMKDIVRSTQVHTGMAIFYGVAVWFIIFTIRTFWAYGTQITYHLKHKERAISFRMAIISGLTGVRGAVTMAAVLTVPSTIADGSAFPQRNLLVFVAAVVVIISLLVATIMLPIVTKQRTTHDFTQPEVGEVETSSTHESKVDLTEAQARIFSIRIGIQVLREQQNDHNRIIVYELIGRKQQIIDQIYRQLNKSNDHKVNIEDDRELRRVALEAQRNCLRQLLADEKISILTYSSQNRRLDRLENMIDSDKHYHLSTQWIIILWRRTLRSIRIWISDESTDQFREESSMATKEMAKEAIQSLSEYMEKYTGDTVSHRMERQAAYNLIIFYRNQIEKERHPDTPEQRELDDRYRMELEIKALNVERETIQQLYEQGRISRQAGVNIRQFINYAETAALAGRDEE; this comes from the coding sequence ATGGCAATATTAGAATTAATTGTAATATTAATTGTTGCGGTAACCATCTCTAACATTGTGTCGCATTTTATACCTGAGATACCTATCAGTTTATTTCAGATTGCGATTGGTCTCTTTCTAGCACTGGTATGTGGTATTTACGTTGAAGTTGATTCAGAGTGGTTTATGCTATTGTTTATAGCACCATTATTGTTTAACGATGCATGGCGTTTTCCAAAACATGAACTTTGGGAATTACGTGGGCCGATTTTAGGTAATTCAATTATTTTGGTTATCTTAACAACGTTAGTCGGTGGATTTTTAATGCACCTATTAATGCCTCAACTACCAAAATCAGTGGCTTTGGCCCTAGCGGCTGTGATATCACCAACTGATCCGGTGGCTGTGCAAGCCATTGCTCGGCGTGTGAAGCTTCCGGAAAATGTGATGCATATTGTTTCAGGAGAAAGTTTAATCAACGACGCGAGTGGGTTGGTTAGTTTTAATACGGCGATTAAAGCCACCATCGCAGGTACTTTTCTAATTGGTGAAGCCATTGGAAACTTCTTTTGGATGACTATTGTCGGATTAGCTGTTGGGCTAATTCTTGGTAGTTTTGTTAGCTGGCTACGTGACTCTTTTGATCGTGTTGGCTTGAATGATGTGGTTTTCCATACGGTTGTGACTTTGTTAATGCCATTCGTTATTTATTGGGTTGCTGAGGACATTTTTCACTCCTCTGGTGTAATTGCAGTTGTGGCTGGTGGCGTTTTATCGAAAATTTTGAGCGATCAGCATATGAATGCGCGTTCACCTGAAATAAATGTGGTCACAGTACGTACTTGGGAAGTATTTGTTTATTTGCTAAATGGCACAATTTTTATCTTACTAGGTATTGAACTTCCTGCTGCCATGAAAGATATTGTGCGTAGTACGCAGGTTCATACGGGTATGGCCATCTTTTATGGTGTTGCCGTTTGGTTTATCATATTTACTATTCGTACATTTTGGGCTTACGGCACGCAAATTACATATCATTTAAAACATAAGGAACGCGCCATTTCTTTTAGAATGGCAATCATATCGGGCCTTACTGGTGTTCGTGGTGCGGTTACAATGGCCGCTGTTCTAACTGTTCCATCGACTATTGCAGACGGATCGGCTTTTCCACAACGTAATTTACTCGTTTTTGTGGCGGCAGTAGTGGTGATTATTAGTCTGTTGGTGGCCACAATTATGTTGCCAATTGTTACCAAACAACGAACCACACATGATTTTACACAACCAGAAGTGGGCGAAGTTGAAACATCAAGTACCCATGAATCTAAAGTTGATTTAACCGAGGCACAAGCGAGAATATTTTCCATTCGAATTGGTATACAAGTTCTCCGTGAGCAACAAAATGATCATAATAGAATTATTGTCTATGAATTAATTGGTAGAAAACAACAAATTATTGACCAGATTTATCGACAGTTAAACAAAAGTAATGATCATAAAGTTAATATTGAAGATGATCGAGAATTGCGACGCGTCGCATTGGAAGCGCAACGAAATTGCTTACGTCAACTGCTAGCCGATGAAAAAATATCTATACTAACTTATTCTTCTCAAAATCGACGTTTAGATCGTCTAGAGAATATGATTGATTCTGATAAACACTATCATTTATCTACCCAGTGGATTATTATATTGTGGCGGCGTACGCTAAGAAGTATTCGGATTTGGATTTCGGATGAGTCAACCGACCAATTTCGTGAAGAAAGTTCAATGGCCACTAAAGAAATGGCCAAGGAAGCCATTCAATCTTTGTCTGAATATATGGAAAAGTATACAGGTGATACTGTTTCACATCGAATGGAACGCCAAGCGGCTTATAATTTGATTATATTTTATCGTAATCAGATTGAAAAAGAACGTCATCCCGATACACCAGAACAACGTGAATTAGATGATAGATATCGAATGGAATTGGAAATCAAAGCATTAAATGTGGAACGTGAAACGATTCAACAACTTTATGAACAAGGGCGTATTTCAAGACAAGCAGGCGTGAACATACGTCAGTTTATCAATTATGCCGAAACAGCTGCTCTAGCAGGAAGGGATGAGGAATAG
- a CDS encoding DUF1456 family protein, translating into MAFNNNDIIIRLRYALNIKDADMIKIFKFGGVTIDEDQLHNLLTKQAEDTKRDEKVATKILESFMNGLIISQRGEKIGPDLKPVPPTFDMVNEAAINNVVIKKLKIAMAYTSDDLIGFLKTAGIQISNSELSAILRRPDHRNYKPAGDRYLRNILKGMAMEYRPEDVKRTARK; encoded by the coding sequence ATGGCTTTTAACAATAATGATATAATTATTCGTTTACGTTACGCACTCAACATAAAAGATGCTGATATGATCAAAATTTTTAAATTTGGTGGCGTAACAATAGATGAAGATCAATTACACAATCTATTGACAAAACAAGCAGAAGATACGAAACGTGATGAGAAGGTCGCTACAAAAATACTTGAATCATTTATGAATGGCTTGATTATTTCACAACGTGGTGAAAAAATTGGTCCCGATTTAAAGCCTGTTCCACCAACATTTGATATGGTCAACGAGGCAGCGATAAATAATGTTGTTATCAAAAAATTGAAAATTGCGATGGCCTATACTAGTGATGATTTAATTGGTTTCTTAAAAACGGCAGGTATTCAAATTTCTAATAGTGAGTTAAGTGCAATATTGCGTCGACCGGATCATCGAAATTATAAACCGGCTGGTGATCGCTATCTTCGTAATATTTTAAAAGGGATGGCCATGGAGTACCGTCCTGAGGATGTCAAACGCACAGCAAGAAAGTAG
- the ndk gene encoding nucleoside-diphosphate kinase — MVERTFMMIKPDGVSRGKIGEIIQRIEHKGYAIKAMKMVQPTPELLAKHYAEHVGKSFYPSLVQYMTLGPVIAMIGEGTNIVSGWRTIMGTTNPTLAAPGTIRGDLGREWEGEAVMNIVHGSDSVEAAEYEIKLWFA, encoded by the coding sequence ATGGTAGAACGTACTTTTATGATGATTAAACCGGATGGCGTTTCGCGTGGCAAAATTGGTGAGATTATTCAGCGAATTGAGCATAAAGGCTATGCGATTAAAGCGATGAAAATGGTACAACCTACTCCTGAATTACTAGCAAAGCATTATGCTGAACATGTGGGCAAATCATTTTATCCTTCGTTAGTGCAGTATATGACTTTGGGCCCGGTTATTGCGATGATTGGAGAAGGAACCAACATTGTATCGGGCTGGCGAACAATTATGGGAACGACCAATCCAACACTAGCTGCACCGGGAACCATTCGTGGTGATTTAGGTCGTGAATGGGAAGGGGAAGCTGTTATGAATATCGTTCATGGTTCGGACAGTGTTGAAGCGGCCGAATATGAAATCAAATTATGGTTTGCGTAA
- the murB gene encoding UDP-N-acetylmuramate dehydrogenase produces MQLENIEILENHSLAPYAYTQAGGLVDYLAIPKSIHELKVLVNWAKELGMPVQVFGRLSNLIVRNGGLRGLSILLHDLRDVVVDQNKIVASAGADLIWVTEQAFEHGLSGLEWGAGIPGSVGGAVFMNAGAYGGQVDMVVSSVTALMPDGTLQNFEKKALEFGYRKSVFQSNGGIIISATFELQPDSCTAIRTRMDENNFKRANKQPLNYPSNGSVFKRPEGYFAGKLIMDSKLQGVRRGGVEVSKKHAGFMVNIAHGTGNDYEDLIHYVQKTVYEKFGVHLETEVRIMGER; encoded by the coding sequence ATGCAATTAGAAAATATTGAAATACTAGAGAATCATTCACTAGCACCATATGCTTATACGCAAGCTGGTGGATTGGTTGATTATTTAGCCATCCCCAAAAGTATTCATGAATTGAAAGTACTGGTGAACTGGGCTAAAGAGTTAGGCATGCCTGTGCAAGTTTTTGGTCGGCTATCCAATTTAATCGTTCGCAATGGTGGTCTACGGGGACTATCCATCTTACTACATGATTTACGGGACGTCGTTGTGGATCAAAATAAAATCGTAGCATCAGCTGGTGCTGATTTAATTTGGGTAACTGAGCAAGCGTTTGAACATGGGCTGAGTGGTTTAGAGTGGGGCGCAGGAATTCCAGGGTCAGTTGGCGGAGCTGTATTCATGAATGCAGGCGCTTATGGGGGGCAAGTTGATATGGTTGTGTCATCTGTCACTGCTTTAATGCCAGATGGCACTCTGCAAAATTTTGAAAAAAAGGCATTGGAATTTGGTTACCGAAAATCTGTTTTCCAGAGCAACGGTGGCATTATAATTAGTGCGACTTTTGAATTGCAACCAGATAGTTGCACTGCTATCAGGACACGAATGGATGAAAATAATTTTAAACGTGCTAATAAACAACCACTAAATTATCCATCGAATGGCTCCGTTTTTAAGCGGCCAGAAGGTTACTTTGCAGGTAAATTGATTATGGATTCTAAATTACAAGGTGTCCGCCGCGGCGGTGTTGAAGTTTCCAAAAAGCATGCGGGATTCATGGTCAATATCGCACATGGCACCGGTAATGACTATGAGGATTTAATTCATTATGTACAAAAAACAGTGTATGAAAAATTTGGTGTGCATTTAGAAACAGAAGTCAGAATAATGGGAGAGCGTTAA